The Bacillota bacterium genome has a segment encoding these proteins:
- a CDS encoding anti-sigma factor domain-containing protein → MKGIVLAVKDNHAAVLTENGDVQKVKAKDYRVGETVILQPRKQANSPLLKLGISAAAVLAFVIVGVLSYFTPSGYVTIDINPSIEYSINIFDRVIAAQAINPAGEDLLALLSVKNKSIDRAVALTTEKLVEQDLISADEANSILITASMPREQKSSALAVRLKHCIQNKLSNNNRDAEVITLTISKTDYEHARELAVSPGKLHLVERLQENAGDPGDINVEEWLNKSAGEINRAIREHKDVPKNGPGNDEPDASGPDNAKPRDNRQKRRER, encoded by the coding sequence ATGAAAGGGATCGTCTTGGCGGTGAAGGATAATCATGCAGCTGTTCTCACCGAGAATGGTGACGTCCAAAAAGTTAAAGCCAAAGATTATCGGGTGGGCGAAACTGTAATCCTACAACCCCGGAAGCAAGCCAATTCACCACTACTAAAGCTGGGCATTAGCGCTGCCGCTGTTTTAGCTTTCGTCATCGTCGGTGTCCTTTCCTATTTTACCCCTTCTGGATATGTGACTATTGATATTAACCCTTCAATTGAATATTCAATTAATATTTTTGACCGGGTCATCGCTGCCCAAGCAATAAACCCGGCTGGAGAGGACTTACTCGCCCTGTTAAGCGTAAAAAACAAGTCAATTGACCGGGCGGTTGCACTGACCACAGAAAAATTAGTTGAGCAGGATTTAATCTCTGCGGATGAAGCCAATAGCATTCTCATTACTGCCTCAATGCCCCGGGAGCAAAAATCCTCCGCACTGGCGGTAAGACTAAAACATTGCATACAAAACAAGCTCAGTAACAATAACCGAGATGCCGAAGTTATTACATTAACTATTAGCAAAACAGACTATGAACACGCAAGAGAGTTAGCCGTTAGTCCCGGGAAATTACACTTGGTTGAAAGACTTCAAGAAAATGCGGGTGACCCCGGAGATATAAATGTTGAAGAATGGCTAAACAAGTCGGCCGGAGAGATCAACAGAGCGATTCGAGAACACAAAGATGTGCCTAAAAATGGTCCCGGCAACGACGAACCTGACGCGTCCGGTCCCGACAACGCCAAACCACGGGATAACAGACAGAAAAGGCGTGAGCGCTAG